The proteins below come from a single Falco peregrinus isolate bFalPer1 chromosome Z, bFalPer1.pri, whole genome shotgun sequence genomic window:
- the LOC129782684 gene encoding interferon-like gives MTAPATPQPRLTHGATPLLLLLTALATALACHHLRPGDDTFPWDGLRLLQAMAPSPTQPCQQHQAPFRFPDTLLHTSHPQQAAATALRILQHLFHTLSNDSAPQHWDTGARHHLLNHLQHYIQRLEQCPTASATLFKRQRLSIDRYFTHIQDFLHTHNHSACAWDHVRLEARACFQRLHNLTRTMRR, from the coding sequence ATGACAGCGCCCGCAACCCCGCAGCCCCGCCTGACGCACGGCGCCACGccgctcctgctcctcctgacGGCTCTCGCCACCGCCCTCGCCTGCCACCACCTGCGGCCCGGCGACGACACCTTCCCCTGGGACGGCCTCCGGCTCCTCCAGGCCATGGCTCCCAGCCcgacacagccctgccagcaacacCAGGCGCCCTTCCGCTTCCCCGACACCCTCCTCCACACCAGCCACCCACAGCaagccgccgccaccgccctcCGCATCCTACAGCACCTCTTCCACACCCTCAGCAACGACAGCGCCCCACAACACTGGGACACCGGCGCGCGCCACCACCTCCTCAACCACCTACAGCACTACATCCAACGCCTGGAGCAATGCCCGACAGCCAGCGCCACGCTCTTCAAAAGGCAGCGACTCAGCATCGACAGGTACTTCACGCACATCCAGGACTTCCTCCACACCCACAACCACAGCGCCTGCGCCTGGGACCACGTCCGCCTCGAAGCTCGCGCCTGCTTCCAACGCCTCCACAACCTCACCCGCACCATGCGCCGTTAG